From Methanocella paludicola SANAE, a single genomic window includes:
- a CDS encoding DegT/DnrJ/EryC1/StrS family aminotransferase, which yields MIPIAKPLIGQEEIDGVVNVMRSGVIAEGPKVKEFEEAFARYIGVEHAIAVNSGTAALLVALQAKGLGPGDEVITTPFTFIATANAILYTGARPVFADIREDTFNIDPEDVKSKITDRTKAIIPVDLYGQTADMKAIMDIASDHCLAVIEDACQAHGASIDGKKAGSFDVGCFSFYPTKNMTTSEGGMVTSADSSFSDRARMVRSHGSRIRYFHEMLGFNLRMTDISAAIGLAQLRKIDAYNDKRVENATRYSEKLAGIRGLVTPTVGRGNKHVFHQYTIRITDAFGIDRDEVIRRLGSAGIGSGIYYPLPIHLQQYYKQLGFNDSHPIAERMAKEVISLPVHPSVTFEDINLITDTIRGLSH from the coding sequence ATGATACCAATTGCTAAGCCGCTGATCGGCCAGGAAGAGATCGATGGCGTAGTGAACGTCATGCGATCCGGAGTGATCGCCGAAGGCCCGAAGGTAAAAGAGTTCGAGGAAGCTTTCGCGCGGTATATCGGCGTTGAGCATGCGATCGCCGTCAACTCGGGCACCGCAGCGCTGCTCGTTGCCCTCCAGGCCAAGGGCCTCGGCCCGGGTGATGAGGTAATTACCACACCTTTTACCTTTATCGCTACGGCGAACGCGATCCTCTATACAGGCGCCCGACCAGTGTTCGCCGATATCCGGGAAGACACTTTCAATATCGATCCCGAGGATGTCAAGAGTAAGATCACGGACCGCACGAAAGCTATCATCCCGGTCGATCTCTACGGCCAGACGGCCGATATGAAAGCGATTATGGACATCGCCTCCGATCACTGCCTCGCGGTCATTGAGGACGCCTGCCAGGCGCACGGCGCCTCCATCGACGGCAAAAAGGCCGGCTCCTTTGACGTCGGCTGCTTTAGCTTTTATCCGACTAAGAACATGACCACGAGCGAGGGCGGGATGGTCACGTCGGCGGACAGCTCGTTCAGCGACCGGGCCCGCATGGTGCGATCACATGGCTCCCGCATTCGGTATTTCCACGAGATGCTCGGCTTCAACCTGCGCATGACTGATATCAGCGCTGCCATCGGCCTCGCACAGCTGCGGAAGATCGATGCCTACAATGATAAGCGGGTCGAGAACGCGACCCGCTATAGTGAAAAGCTGGCGGGCATCCGGGGCCTGGTCACGCCAACGGTGGGGCGGGGCAATAAGCACGTTTTCCATCAGTACACAATCCGCATAACGGACGCGTTCGGCATAGATCGGGATGAGGTCATACGGCGGCTCGGGAGTGCGGGGATCGGCAGCGGCATCTATTATCCGCTCCCCATCCACCTCCAGCAGTACTATAAGCAGCTCGGGTTCAACGATTCTCATCCCATTGCCGAGCGGATGGCAAAGGAGGTTATCTCCCTGCCAGTGCATCCCTCGGTCACTTTCGAAGACATCAATCTCATCACGGATACGATAAGGGGGCTTTCACATTAG
- a CDS encoding acyltransferase, giving the protein MDNVTLGYPSAQIIYESRSRNIAIDRYSFAGSTIGDDSIIRSGAILYCDVVAGKRLKTGHNVVIREMTTIGDNVLVGTNSVIDGRVSIGNSVSIQSNVYIPTNTVIEDNVFLGPCSVLTNDKYPIRLKYDLKGPLLRKGASIGGNSTILPGVEIGEGAMVAAGALVTKDVPPWKLAIGFPARIAELPTQMKTINLI; this is encoded by the coding sequence ATGGACAATGTGACACTGGGATATCCCAGCGCTCAAATAATCTATGAGTCCAGGTCCAGGAATATAGCCATTGACCGCTACTCGTTCGCCGGGTCGACGATCGGGGATGATTCGATCATCCGGTCCGGGGCCATCCTGTATTGTGATGTCGTGGCCGGCAAGAGGCTCAAGACTGGCCACAACGTCGTGATCCGGGAAATGACCACGATCGGGGATAACGTGCTCGTCGGGACGAACTCTGTCATCGACGGCAGGGTATCCATCGGCAACAGCGTCAGCATCCAGAGTAACGTTTACATCCCGACCAATACCGTCATCGAGGATAATGTCTTCCTGGGCCCCTGCTCGGTGCTCACGAACGATAAATATCCGATCCGGCTCAAATATGACCTGAAGGGCCCTCTTTTACGTAAAGGCGCATCGATCGGCGGGAACTCGACAATTCTGCCGGGCGTCGAGATCGGGGAAGGCGCCATGGTGGCAGCCGGGGCGCTGGTCACAAAGGACGTGCCGCCCTGGAAACTGGCAATCGGTTTTCCGGCCAGGATCGCCGAGCTTCCTACGCAGATGAAGACAATTAATTTGATCTGA
- a CDS encoding TolB family protein: MNADGLEQTCISNNHGQNWEPSWSPDGTKIAFTCNWDIYAKNADGSEQTDLTNNQKWDYEPATDAGKRLL; the protein is encoded by the coding sequence ATGAATGCTGATGGATTGGAGCAAACGTGCATATCTAATAATCATGGCCAGAATTGGGAGCCCTCATGGTCTCCGGACGGTACAAAGATCGCATTTACATGTAACTGGGATATTTACGCGAAGAATGCTGACGGCTCGGAGCAGACCGATCTCACAAATAACCAAAAATGGGATTACGAACCCGCTACCGATGCCGGAAAGAGGCTGCTGTAA
- a CDS encoding TolB family protein, whose product MIADGTQVQGYIDDQLIVTSGEFATFNYIEMGTYWQSSCPGIYYDNVSVTSLDAIDDGSFPPGPNLTQNEKIVFQRHMHDNGFDISVMNADGSGLIDVSNNPASDIMPAWSPDGSKIAFVSYRTGLPGH is encoded by the coding sequence ATGATAGCCGACGGAACCCAAGTTCAAGGATATATCGATGATCAACTTATCGTTACATCGGGAGAATTTGCGACATTCAACTATATCGAGATGGGTACCTATTGGCAGTCTAGCTGTCCCGGCATTTACTACGATAACGTGTCAGTAACAAGCTTAGACGCTATAGACGATGGAAGTTTTCCTCCTGGCCCCAATCTGACACAAAATGAAAAAATCGTATTCCAGCGCCATATGCATGACAACGGTTTTGACATTTCCGTGATGAATGCTGACGGCTCTGGACTGATAGATGTGTCCAACAACCCTGCTTCCGATATCATGCCTGCATGGTCTCCTGATGGTTCGAAAATAGCCTTTGTATCCTATAGGACTGGCCTACCAGGCCACTAA